One Oryza sativa Japonica Group chromosome 8, ASM3414082v1 DNA window includes the following coding sequences:
- the LOC4344981 gene encoding BTB/POZ and MATH domain-containing protein 1 codes for MKRHQMESVPRTVSTVVPNTAEATHVFDIVGYSQMKGRGREEHVTSGTFVVGGLHWAILLFPDTHVILLDDEEDNVTAFLELQSQGGSKVRACCDVRLVDQTTGLASSAAPAQPDAKTFKVFNADESNRVSCLKMKRTEFEAPPYLVDDRITLECVVTVKKEPRVSRARPVPRIKVPPSNMMQQLGDLLESKEGADVVFDVAGETFPAHKLVLAMRSPVFKAELCGPMRESGTEPISIVDMQPVVFKALLQFIYTDWLPSIRDLEGDDNSEMIRHLLVAADRYAVDRLKLLCQSILCKNLRVGNVATTLALADQHHCGMLKDACIEFMSCPNMLDDVVASQGFVDLENTAPSLVA; via the coding sequence atgaagCGGCACCAGATGGAGTCGGTGCCGAGGACGGTCTCGACGGTGGTGCCCAACACGGCGGAGGCCACCCACGTGTTCGACATCGTGGGGTACAGCCAGATGAAGGGGAGGGGCCGCGAGGAGCACGTCACGTCGGGGACCTTCGTCGTCGGCGGCCTCCACTGGGCCATCCTCCTCTTCCCGGACACCCACGTcatcctcctcgacgacgagGAAGACAACGTCACCGCCTTCCTCGAGCTCCAGAGCCAGGGGGGAAGCAAGGTGCGGGCGTGCTGCGACGTCAGGCTGGTCGACCAGACCACCGGCCTCGCCTCCTCTGCTGCGCCGGCGCAGCCGGATGCCAAGACATTCAAGGTGTTCAATGCCGATGAATCCAACAGGGTCAGCTGTCTCAAGATGAAGAGGACCGAATTCGAGGCGCCGCCGTATCTCGTCGACGATCGGATTACCCTGGAGTGTGTGGTCACTGTCAAGAAGGAGCCGAGGGTGTCGAGAGCTAGACCAGTCCCGAGGATCAAGGTGCCGCCGAgcaacatgatgcagcaactcggCGATCTGCTGGAGTCCAAGGAGGGGGCAGATGTGGTGTTCGATGTCGCGGGGGAGACCTTCCCGGCGCACAAGCTTGTGCTGGCGATGCGGTCTCCTGTCTTCAAAGCGGAGCTATGCGGGCCGATGAGGGAGAGCGGGACAGAGCCTATCAGCATTGTGGATATGCAACCGGTTGTGTTCAAGGCCCTGCTCCAGTTCATCTATACTGATTGGTTGCCGTCAATTCGTGATCTTGAGGGAGACGATAACAGCGAGATGATCCGGCACTTGCTTGTCGCCGCGGACAGATATGCTGTGGACAGGCTGAAGCTGTTGTGTCAAAGCATCCTTTGCAAGAATCTTCGTGTTGGTAACGTTGCAACTACACTGGCTCTGGCTGATCAACATCATTGTGGCATGCTTAAGGATGCTTGCATTGAATTTATGTCATGTCCAAACATGTTGGATGATGTAGTGGCATCCCAAGGGTTTGTGGATCTTGAAAACACAGCTCCTTCTCTCGTCGCTTAG
- the LOC112939847 gene encoding uncharacterized protein, whose translation MAAPQGNNNQAAAPAAPPPLPPQPPRPPLRRQPLLDQLPRRLEHEISRIDGRIRELEDECYRLVSEGHGSTLVIRFRIEKMEALRAKLISRYLQQQQNDDGGDSNGGDSPPPPPPPAAGGAAAVN comes from the exons ATGGCGGCGCCTCAGGGGAACAACAACCAGGCTGcagctccggcggcgccgcctccgctgccgccgcagccaccGAGGCCGCCACTGCGACGGCAACCGCTGCTGGACCAGCTCCCGAGACGCCTGGAGCATgag ATCAGCAGGATTGATGGTCGTATCAGGGAGCTAGAGGATGAATGCTACAGGCTTGTCTCTGAAGGACATGGGTCGACGCTGGTGATAAGGTTTAGGATTGAAAAGATGGAAGCTTTGAGGGCAAAGCTGATATCCCGTtacctgcagcagcagcagaacgacgacggcggcgatagCAATGGCGGCgactctccgcctccgcctccgcctccagccgccggtgGTGCCGCTGCGGTGAACTGA